In the Telopea speciosissima isolate NSW1024214 ecotype Mountain lineage chromosome 2, Tspe_v1, whole genome shotgun sequence genome, one interval contains:
- the LOC122652618 gene encoding uncharacterized protein LOC122652618 isoform X1 — MADRGPNRSDVHLSEEEEAKIEEETRGYFDGLTPKRHTKPQRSEYSSQYTDMLDNSSNFIPELVKFQQLENDPQKLVYNGSAGEEYVETEYYKGLNCVDKQHHTTGTGFIRTENTNGSSFKLAPDTCSACPCSCRGNPATNDWIPATGDMITLRSDKPNRSDI, encoded by the exons atggcgGATAGAGGGCCGAATCGAAGCGATGTTCATCTGTCAGAAGAGGAGGAAGCGAAGATCGAGGAAGAAACGAGGGGTTACTTTGATGGGTTGACTCCTAAACGCCACACCAAGCCCCAGCGCAGTGAGTACTCTTCTCAATACACAGATATGCTTGATAACTCCTCCAACTTCATCCCTGAATTGGTCAAATTTCAACAGCTCGAGAACGATCCCCag AAACTGGTTTACAATGGGAGCGCCGGAGAGGAATACGTGGAGACGGAATACTACAAAGGCCTCAATTGCGTGGACAAGCAACACCACACG ACTGGAACAGGATTCATCAGGACAGAGAACACGAATGGAAGTTCATTTAAGTTAGCACCAGATACCTGCTCTGCTTGCCCCTGTTCTTGTAGGGGAAACCCAGCAACCAACGATTGGATTCCTGCCACTGGTGACATG ATAACTCTGAGGTCGGACAAGCCTAACAGGAGTGATATATGA
- the LOC122652618 gene encoding uncharacterized protein LOC122652618 isoform X2, with protein sequence MADRGPNRSDVHLSEEEEAKIEEETRGYFDGLTPKRHTKPQRSEYSSQYTDMLDNSSNFIPELVKFQQLENDPQGSAGEEYVETEYYKGLNCVDKQHHTTGTGFIRTENTNGSSFKLAPDTCSACPCSCRGNPATNDWIPATGDMITLRSDKPNRSDI encoded by the exons atggcgGATAGAGGGCCGAATCGAAGCGATGTTCATCTGTCAGAAGAGGAGGAAGCGAAGATCGAGGAAGAAACGAGGGGTTACTTTGATGGGTTGACTCCTAAACGCCACACCAAGCCCCAGCGCAGTGAGTACTCTTCTCAATACACAGATATGCTTGATAACTCCTCCAACTTCATCCCTGAATTGGTCAAATTTCAACAGCTCGAGAACGATCCCCag GGGAGCGCCGGAGAGGAATACGTGGAGACGGAATACTACAAAGGCCTCAATTGCGTGGACAAGCAACACCACACG ACTGGAACAGGATTCATCAGGACAGAGAACACGAATGGAAGTTCATTTAAGTTAGCACCAGATACCTGCTCTGCTTGCCCCTGTTCTTGTAGGGGAAACCCAGCAACCAACGATTGGATTCCTGCCACTGGTGACATG ATAACTCTGAGGTCGGACAAGCCTAACAGGAGTGATATATGA
- the LOC122652618 gene encoding uncharacterized protein LOC122652618 isoform X3, with translation MADRGPNRSDVHLSEEEEAKIEEETRGYFDGLTPKRHTKPQRSEYSSQYTDMLDNSSNFIPELVKFQQLENDPQKLVYNGSAGEEYVETEYYKGLNCVDKQHHTTGTGFIRTENTNGSSFKLAPDTCSACPCSCRGNPATNDWIPATGDMF, from the exons atggcgGATAGAGGGCCGAATCGAAGCGATGTTCATCTGTCAGAAGAGGAGGAAGCGAAGATCGAGGAAGAAACGAGGGGTTACTTTGATGGGTTGACTCCTAAACGCCACACCAAGCCCCAGCGCAGTGAGTACTCTTCTCAATACACAGATATGCTTGATAACTCCTCCAACTTCATCCCTGAATTGGTCAAATTTCAACAGCTCGAGAACGATCCCCag AAACTGGTTTACAATGGGAGCGCCGGAGAGGAATACGTGGAGACGGAATACTACAAAGGCCTCAATTGCGTGGACAAGCAACACCACACG ACTGGAACAGGATTCATCAGGACAGAGAACACGAATGGAAGTTCATTTAAGTTAGCACCAGATACCTGCTCTGCTTGCCCCTGTTCTTGTAGGGGAAACCCAGCAACCAACGATTGGATTCCTGCCACTGGTGACATG ttttga